In Zingiber officinale cultivar Zhangliang chromosome 1A, Zo_v1.1, whole genome shotgun sequence, a genomic segment contains:
- the LOC122025690 gene encoding F-box protein SKP2A-like isoform X1 has product METDAAVTMDWKDLPAELLRRILSLVDSNGAMQIEVVASCVCTGWRDAIGLTSLSLSWCNKDMNILVQALVPKFPQLQVLTLRQNYVPQLEDNAVEIVAKYCHELQELDLSKSLRLTDSSLYALGNGCPYLTKLNISGCSAFGHSALAYLASCCVKLKKMNLCGCVRAATDTALQSISHHCSQLQSLNLGWCESVTDKGVTSLASGCPDLRDLDLCGCVLITDESVIALANCCLHLRSLDLYYCQNITDKAMYSLANNSSKSRLGYWQSSSSSSNEEGLMNLNISQCTALTASAVQAVCDSFPSLHTCLERNSLIISGCLGLTSVHCACAVRAHHAEATVLADHHAPY; this is encoded by the exons ATGGAGACAGATGCTGCAGTTACGATGGATTGGAAGGACCTTCCTGCGGAGCTGCTGCGGAGAATCCTTTCGCTTGTAGACAGCAATGGCGCCATGCAGATTGAGGTGGTAGCCTCATGTGTTTGTACTGGTTGGAGAGATGCCATCGGACTTACGAGTCTCTCATTATCATG GTGCAACAAAGACATGAACATTCTTGTGCAGGCACTTGTGCCCAAGTTCCCACAGCTTCAAGTTTTGACTCTTAGACAAAATTATGTTCCACAACTTGAGGACAATGCTGTTGAGATAGTTGCTAAATACTGTCATGAATTGCAGGAACTAGACCTTAGCAAAAGCCTAAGGCTGACTGACAGCTCTTTGTATGCACTAGGCAACGGCTGTCCTTACCTAACAAAACTAAATATTAGTGGATGTTCTGCTTTCGGCCACTCTGCCCTTGCATATCTTGCTAGTTGCTGTGTAAAACTGAAAAAGATGAATCTCTGTGGATGTGTTAGAGCTGCAACCGACACAGCTTTGCAG TCCATATCGCATCATTGCAGCCAATTACAGTCTTTGAATTTGGGTTGGTGTGAAAGTGTCACTGATAAAGGAGTAACCAGTTTAGCATCTGGATGCCCTGATCTAAGGGATTTGGACTTGTGTGGCTGTGTGCTCATTACAG ATGAGAGCGTGATTGCACTAGCGAATTGTTGCCTGCACCTGAGATCTCTGGACTTGTATTACTGCCAGAACATCACCGACAAAGCTATGTATTCTCTGGCAAATAACAGCAGCAAGAGCCGACTTGGGTATTGGcaaagcagcagcagcagcagcaatgAAGAAGGGTTGATGAACCTCAACATCAGTCAGTGCACAGCCTTAACAGCTTCTGCAGTTCAAGCTGTGTGTGACTCATTCCCATCATTGCATACCTGCCTTGAGAGGAATTCGCTCATCATCAGTGGCTGTCTCGGCCTCACTTCTGTGCATTGTGCCTGTGCTGTTCGTGCTCACCATGCCGAGGCAACTGTGTTAGCTGATCACCATGCTCCTTACTGA
- the LOC122025690 gene encoding F-box protein SKP2A-like isoform X2: MNILVQALVPKFPQLQVLTLRQNYVPQLEDNAVEIVAKYCHELQELDLSKSLRLTDSSLYALGNGCPYLTKLNISGCSAFGHSALAYLASCCVKLKKMNLCGCVRAATDTALQSISHHCSQLQSLNLGWCESVTDKGVTSLASGCPDLRDLDLCGCVLITDESVIALANCCLHLRSLDLYYCQNITDKAMYSLANNSSKSRLGYWQSSSSSSNEEGLMNLNISQCTALTASAVQAVCDSFPSLHTCLERNSLIISGCLGLTSVHCACAVRAHHAEATVLADHHAPY; this comes from the exons ATGAACATTCTTGTGCAGGCACTTGTGCCCAAGTTCCCACAGCTTCAAGTTTTGACTCTTAGACAAAATTATGTTCCACAACTTGAGGACAATGCTGTTGAGATAGTTGCTAAATACTGTCATGAATTGCAGGAACTAGACCTTAGCAAAAGCCTAAGGCTGACTGACAGCTCTTTGTATGCACTAGGCAACGGCTGTCCTTACCTAACAAAACTAAATATTAGTGGATGTTCTGCTTTCGGCCACTCTGCCCTTGCATATCTTGCTAGTTGCTGTGTAAAACTGAAAAAGATGAATCTCTGTGGATGTGTTAGAGCTGCAACCGACACAGCTTTGCAG TCCATATCGCATCATTGCAGCCAATTACAGTCTTTGAATTTGGGTTGGTGTGAAAGTGTCACTGATAAAGGAGTAACCAGTTTAGCATCTGGATGCCCTGATCTAAGGGATTTGGACTTGTGTGGCTGTGTGCTCATTACAG ATGAGAGCGTGATTGCACTAGCGAATTGTTGCCTGCACCTGAGATCTCTGGACTTGTATTACTGCCAGAACATCACCGACAAAGCTATGTATTCTCTGGCAAATAACAGCAGCAAGAGCCGACTTGGGTATTGGcaaagcagcagcagcagcagcaatgAAGAAGGGTTGATGAACCTCAACATCAGTCAGTGCACAGCCTTAACAGCTTCTGCAGTTCAAGCTGTGTGTGACTCATTCCCATCATTGCATACCTGCCTTGAGAGGAATTCGCTCATCATCAGTGGCTGTCTCGGCCTCACTTCTGTGCATTGTGCCTGTGCTGTTCGTGCTCACCATGCCGAGGCAACTGTGTTAGCTGATCACCATGCTCCTTACTGA